ctcagaacgtgccaggcggtcttgttgtagggtactccgggcgcgcttgacagtgtccggctttttgaaggccgaactggagaactgcctagagaggctgctttgtacttctgctgcgagcgctgccgtgtgctcctccgttcggagggagcgttcagtgttcccattgaccgtgattactcctctagggcctggcaccttgagcttgaggtatgcatagtgcggtaccgcgttgaattttgcgaatgcggttcgcccgagcagtgcgtgatagccactacggaacgggactatgtcgaagattaactcctcgcttcggaagttatccggagatccgaagaccacttctagtgtgactgagcctgtacagttggcttctacacctggtatgacgcctttaaaggtcgttttggtgggcttgatcctcgagggatctatgcccatttttcgcactgtatcctggtaaagtaggttcaggctgctgccgccgtccatgaggactcttgtgagatgaaatccgtcaatgattgggtctagaaccaatgcagcgaagccgccgtgacggatgctagtggggtggtcccttcgatcaaaggtgatcgggcaggaggaccatgggttgaactttggggcgactggctccatcgcatatacgtcctgtaacgcacgcttccgctccctcttggggatgtgggttgcgtatatcatgttcaccgtccgcacttgcgggggaaatcccttctgtccaccgttgttcggcggcctgggctcctcctcgttgtcgctatacagccccttgtctttgtttttggctcttaacttgcctgcctgcttgaacacccaacaatccttgttggtgtgattggctagcttttcgggggtgccttgtatctggcacaagcggtcgagtattcggtccaaactggacgggccctgagtatttcttttgaatggctttttccgttgaccgaatttgtagcctcggaatccggcattaactgtcgtatcctcgttgTTGTCGCTGTAAACgtggcgcttttgtttgttccggcacgacctgtcgcttttgtccttggtattcaaattaccagggttcttggttaaattgttgttgcgagctagccagctgtcttctcccgcgcaaaagcgggtcatgagtgtcgtgagggctgccatagatttcggcttttcctgtcccaggtgctgggcaagccactcgtcgcggatattatgcttgaaggccgctaagacctctgcgtccggacagtcgactatctggtttttctttgttaggaaccgtgtccagaattgcctggccgattcctctggctgctgaattatgtggcttaggtcatcggtgtccggtggtcgcacataagtgccctggaagttgtcaaggaatgcggcttccaggtcctcccaagaaccgattgagtctgctggcaagttgttaagccaatgtcgggccggtcccttaagtttgagtgggaggtatttgatggcgtgtagatcatcaccgcgggccatgtggatatgaaggagataatcctcgatccataccgcaggatctgttgtgccatcgtacgattcgatgtttacgggtttgaagcccttagggattttatgatccattacttcatctgtgaagcatagtgggtgtgcggcgcctctgtattgggctatatcacgatgcagctcgaaggagctttgtctgttgagttcggcccggccggattcattgcattcggagtgacgatcaccgtcacgtgccatggggcgcctgcgcgatccgtagattgatcttgtttgccttgccttgtcctctagtatgtcgcgcaggtcgggtgcattttcccgtgccttagtatgcttgacgcggcgccggggcatggcttgagtggagggccgagaggcctcgctgtcgcggccacgaggtggccggtcggccatgtcatgcgctggtgatgtaggtgtttcctcctctagtcgggtagcagcctgcgctttgggtaactcttggaggggcattcgagttcatactcttcggccgcaaggacttcagtccatctgtcagctagcaaatcctgatcagctctaagatgttgctgctttttcttgaggctgcttgccgtggccataagcatgcgtttaaaacgctcttgttcggcgggatcctctggcacgacgaactcgtcgtcgccgaggcttgcctcatcttcggagggaggcgtataattatcatcctcaacctcttggtccgccgccctctcgtgagggctggcttctctgtcctcctgtgctgaatcttgctggagggggtgttcttcggcgctatccggagtagtattatctcccgtgccagaatcaccgtttttgctttggcgggatttagagcggcgccgctgacgccgacgcttgggctgtttcttagaggtatcgtcccccgttgttccatcgccatctccatcctttggagtgtccaccatatatatgtcatatgacgaggtggccttccagcgccctacaggtgctggttcttgttcgtctcctgcatcgttgtccatgctgtcgatgtcttcggagtcgaagtcaagcatgtcggttaagtcgtcgacagtggctacgaagtgggtggtgggtgggttttgaatttcttcatcgtccgtatcccaaccttgttgaccgtagtccggccagggctctcctgataaagagagagactttagagaattcaggatgtcgcgaagggcgagtgctgaaagatgtccgcggcggtgaactccattatcggcgcccaatcagattcgatcggcaggggcacggggggctcggagttcggagaggaatccggctcctcggagtcacgggccatgcagagtgcggggctggagttcggctcgatcgcctctgagatcgcagcccctgaggcagcgtccaaccactGATCCTcaatcggcgcagtaggctccgaatcaatggtcggaactggtgcgtgtgcggcctcgaaagcgctgttcggcggcagagctatatcatgcccatcgagacagtgcggcgcgcttggcggtggctcgaatccatcgaagatcaagtccccgcggatgtcagccgtgtagtttaggcttccagacctgacccgatggccaggggcgtagctttcgatctgctcaaggtggccaagcgaattggcccgcagtgcgaagccgccgaagatgaagatctgtccggggagaaaagtctcaccctggactgcatcgttgttgatgatcgaaggagccatcgggcctaaaagcgacgacacagaggaactctcaatgaaagcaccaatgtcggtgtcaaaaccggcggatctcgggtagggggtcccgaactatgcatctaggccggatggtaacaggaggcaaggaacatgatgttttacccaggttcgggccctcttgatggaggtaaaaccctacgtcctgcttgattaatattgatgatatgggtagtacaagagtagatctaccacgagatcaaggaggctaaaccctaaaagctagcctatggtatgattgtcgtatgatgaagttgtcctacggactaaaaccctccggtttatatagacaccggagagggttagggttacacaaagtcggttacaatggtaggagatcttgaatatccgcatcgccaagcttgccttccacgccaaggaaagtcccatccggacacagaacgaagtcttcaatcttgtatcttcatagtcctggagtccggctgaaggtatagtccggctacccgaacaccccctaatccaggactccctcacccgggccACCCTTGGCGCTACAGTAATTACTGTAGCTACAATACGCTACTGTAGCTAAAGTTAACGAAGGATTTCCTCTCCACGACCAGGGCCATGGCCTGGGCAGCCCGGGTCCTGGCTACGCCcctgcttggcagcatagattgcatgcactgggagtggaagaattgcccttctgcttggcaCGGACAGTATGAGGGCCATGTCAACGCTTGCATTGTCATACTAgtccgtggcgtctcaagatctctggatctggcactctttctttggcatggccggatcacacaatgatatcaacgtgcttcagcgttcgccggtgtttgctaggcttgccgaaggcgacaacccaccggtgaactttactatcaacggccacaactacgacaaaggatactacctgggtgacggtatctatcctcagtggaccactattgtcaagacaattcccaaccctgtcggagagaaaaggaaaagatttgcccaagagcaagagagtgctaggaaggatgtcgagcatgcctttggtgttttgcaatctcgatgaggcatcgttcggtatcatgctaatacttggagcacgcagaaactgtgggaggtgatgactgcttgtgtgattatGCACAATATAATCATAGAATATGAGCGTCCGGAACGTCCGtatgatcaagggtttcagtttcagggtgagaatgttgtgcctgagcatgaatgagcggcaacgtttgaacagCTCATCCAATTTCATCATGACATGCGTGATTGAAAACTCActtgcaactgcaaaatgatttggttgagtatatgtgggctcatgttgacaaccaatagatgtatcttatttattcggcttgcaaaactatgtgagacaTTTTTTATGTTTATTCAGCTTGTAAAACTATACTATTTTATTCGATTCAAACTATCTTACTTAACTATATACTTAAATGCAAAATCAATGGAAAAATGAGCTATTTGTTAAAATAGGGCGGCTAGCCGGCCACGCCGGTACATATGGCTCGATGTGTTAGACACGCTGCCGATCCATATCTAAAACAGGGCGGAGCCGGGTGGGcggccgatccaaacggacaaaaagcgaacGAAATCGTCATTCTTTTGAGTCGGTCCCTGAGGCTGGAGGGAGGTCGACCGCAAGCATCTGGGGCTCACCAGGCCATCGCCCACAAAAGGACACGATCAACACTCGCACAGTACTGGTTCTTGGATACGGCGACGGGTTTGTTTGGTCGCGTGGCCCGGTGAGAGTCAGACTACCGCGCCATGTGCACCCCACCCGTGGTCCGCGGAGCCGGAGCAGACTCCCCAAGTCGTCCGCGTCGCTCGCATTCGCAGTTCCGCGCACCCGTGCCCGTGACCGGGAGGAGCCCATCCCAAAACCCCCGTCCCCCGCCCACTCTTCCACGCGCGGCTAGAAAAAGGCGCCGCGCTGCGACCCGCAAAGCAAAGAGGAAAAGGAAAGCGGCAGCGCCGCGGCCGCAGTCAGCAACACAAACGAGCATATTGGGTTGGCGTCGGGGCACCGTCAGCCTGGCATCCCATTCCTTCCTTCCGCGCCCTCACCGGACAAACCCCACCTTTCCGCTCCTGTTCATCTCTCGCTGCGCCCGACACGAGGGCTGCACCGCGCCGCCGGCCCCCGGATGCGGCGTCCCGGGCCGCTCCTCTGCGCGGCGCTGGCCGCCGCGGCCGTCGCGCTCCTGGCCCCGCTTCCGCCCGCGGCGATCGCGGCAGGTAAACCGTTCTCGTCTCTAGCAACTGGTTGAAGCCCACTCCGCTCCAGTGGCGGAACAGCATTAGCTGCATTTGGTATTTGGGGTTCGAGGGATcggtcggcgacggcgacggctgtgGGCGCGCTTCGCTCAATCACTGATTTCGATTTCTCCCCTTCCGACGCCCATTCGATGCGTCCCTAAAGCCTTTGAGTTTTCTCTAATGGTTCAGCCCAGAATATTGGTACAGTACTGTAGATTTAGGACTTCATTTTTAGGAGAGGCTAACGCGAATAGCAGGCATTTTAGGTGCGAGATGTAGCCCGGGAACAATCCCTAAGCACGACTGGTACGGGGCGCATTTTTCGCCTGCATTCTTCTGTAGACGCAGTGTAGTTGGCAGCGACGGCCTCTGCTCTCAGGGCCTACTCTGCTCACTCCCCCTCGCGTTGGAGTCCTTCCTTAGGCCATTCAATTCCCTTACCTAATGGGGTTGCTGTACACGTACGACTGGGCCGATGGACTTTCATGGCTCTtgggtttcaatagccgttggaCTTGGCTGTCCGTGAGGGTTTCAGTCCTGGCATTTGGCGTTACTGAACCACTGATAATGTCACAAGATATTTTTGATTTGCCTGATGTTCCTCAGGTGCACATGGGTTGTTTTATCGCTTATATGTGCTAGCCTAGAGTGTACCATCAAATGCTCTATATTCGGTTTCGTAGCAGCTCTGGTGTAATGAGGGAAATATGGATAGTATGACATTTATGGCAGGCAATCCATTAGGCACGTACCCAGCTAGTACTGGTCATGTGGCCTATTCCCAATGGTGTTAACTCCACTTCTGCTAGATACGAGCACAATTCACGCTGTGAGCATAAGCTGTGCTGCACCTACAAATCACGCTTGCTGTACTACATCAGTTACGCGTTTTTCTCTTTCTGTGTGTGTGTGGCATCCGCTTTGCCAAATTTAGTGAAGATACAGAGTGATGAGTCTCCTCTTTCAAAAGTTTTGTGATTATGGACCGGCCATACTTGCATCGTTACTCATGTTTGTTGCTTGACCATGCAGATTGTCCGTTAGATTTCAGTTGGCCAAACTTTGCGCTGATAGCTTCTGTATGCTCGGATCAGAATGGGCACTCAAAGTGTTGCCGCTATATCAATGCCGTCCTCGCGGTCTCATCTGCAATGTATGCGAACACAACAGGCACTCTTGGGGTTCCATCTGAACTTGCCGATGCCTGTATTCGCAATATCTCAGACACCTTCGTGTCCAATGGGATACTTCCTACTGCAGCTTCGTTTTGTGGCCTCGGGATCAAGATTCAGGCGTCCTATCAGTGCGTTGGGATGACTACTATCGTCCAAATGTTACAGTCTCCGAATTTCAGTGACGTGACTAGAAATTGTGCAACCTCACTTCCAGATGCCGTGAGCTGCAAGAGGTGCTTAAATTCTGGTTTGTCATACCTCCGCCATCTTGTGGGAGAACAAGATAATGTCACATTGAACACCTGCCGTGATGCTGCCTTTGTTGCTTTTGTGAGTCAAGGGAACATATCTACTCTTGATACGGCGGGTTGCTTTTTCAGTGTTCAGGAGCTGAGTGCTCTTCAAGGTTCGAATTTTCTCCTGTCTATCATAGAATGGATGCACTTAATAAAATTTTGGCCACACATTACTTTTGTATTTCATAACTTATAGAGGGAGAATAATATTACATATCTTTTGTTCGGACTTCTTAATGCCAGTGCACTGCATAAACCCCACAGGATTTACAACTATGAGTTGTCTAACTTATGTAGCACCTTATAGAGGAATAACACCTTTTCCTTTTCTTGGAGAGTGTTAACTGCTAAGGCTAGTGCATTTCATGAATCAACATGATCATCAGCAGTTTTCTTTTCAAAGCTTCAGCTGTGCAGCACTTTTTTTGAGTGTGACACATTTGCACATATTTCACAGTATGCAAATTATaggtattatactccctccgtcccaaaattcttgtcttatatgATGTATCActatagatacatccgtatctagacaaatctaagataagaattttgggatggaggtaaTATTAATCAGCacatttttgttattttttttcgagaaaacgcaaatggCCTTTGCGTTTCATTGCATTGGAAAGATAGGGAATTTACATCCTCCTAGGAGGCAGAGTTACACAGCCGCCAAGAGATCAGTGGACATCCCAGGATGCACATTTTTGTTATTGATTTGTAGTAAAAGTTTCATATGGATATACACTTTGGTAAATGGAGTATATGTTGgcttctcttcaaaactgtttcaTTTTACTGTGTTGGTTGGCAAGATAGTTTATTTTGAGTAAGTTGATTGACTTTCTGCTTGGAAAATATACAGAGCTCTTACTTGATTTTGTTGCTTTATAGTTAAATGTGACGTCGTTGGCAGCAATGGCACATATGTGCTTTGTAATGAAAAGTAGTGCCATAGAACATAATGTCCATATGTGCTTTGTAATGAAAAATAGTGCCATAGAACATAATGTTCATTTTGACagtacactagtgtaaaaaatgctcttatattatggggcggagggagtaatatataataaattcctttatacttaaaatGCGCCTTCTTTATGGGATGTGGTTGTTGAGTGTTGTAATAATTTATGAATCTCATGCAGTGAACATCTCGACATCATCCCCAGCTGGATATCCTGCACCAAATATTTCTCCCAGTCCATTTGCATCGCAAATTCCTGGGGAGCATGTTGCTGAAGTGTCATCCAACCATCATCATAGTTACAAGCGTGTAATATTCCCTGCTGTCGGGACCTTGGTTACAGGATTGTCAGTTACACTACTGGTAGTACTGATTTTACTTATCCGAAGAAAGAGCAAAGAACTAGAAAAGATTGAGGGAATTAACCCTTTGAAAGTGTTGAGTTCCTGTGTCACGAAGGGCCAAGAAGGTAAACATTTAATGAGCTGTGGTCATGGTGCtgcctttcttttatttgtaagcTCTGTCTCGACAATTTGTTTATGAAATTATATGTTACTTTAATTTAAACTTGATGGAGTGATGTTTGAGTCTGCTTTTGAATCACTTACTATTAGAATCAGTTGCGGGACCCTTTTCAGTTCATCTGCTTAGCAATATTGTTTTGCAGGTACTTCCACCATTTTTGGCAGATTTAGTTACGCAGAAATGAGAAGGGCAACAAGAAACTTTAGCACCACGCTGGGAGGGAATGATAATGCAACAATATTCAAAGGACAACTGAGCAATGGTTCTGTGGTTGCCATTAAGCGTATAGAGAGCTCACCAAAACAAGATTTGCTGGCATTCTGCAAAGAAATGGAATTTCTTGGGCGGCTGCATCATCGACATCTTGTTGGACTTAAAGGTTATTGTTTAACAAAATTTGAGAGGTAAAGTACCTGCCTCATCATCGCCATCTTGTCACATTTAGGGGTATTTTTTAACAAAGTTTGAGAAGTAAGGTTCAGGTATTAACCAATTTGTGGTGCTTTACAATTTCCCAGGTTCCAGGTTTATGAATACATGGAAAATGGAAGCCTTAAGGATCACCTTCATTGTAATACCTCACGACTGATGTTTCATTCTCATTCCATGTCTTATGCTACATCATTTGTTGAATTATGTGCAGAAAAGCATTCTTCTCTTTGCAGCGTCAGGTAAACTTCTGCTGCCGTGGAAAAATAGGATCCAAATCGCCATTGATGTTGCAAATGCTTTGGTAAGTTTCCGGAAGTGTGTTATGGATTCTGAATTGGATCAAGTAATTCATGCTGCCCTGCGGTTTTTCCCTGTTT
The window above is part of the Triticum aestivum cultivar Chinese Spring chromosome 2A, IWGSC CS RefSeq v2.1, whole genome shotgun sequence genome. Proteins encoded here:
- the LOC123189220 gene encoding probable receptor-like protein kinase At1g49730 isoform X1 is translated as MRRPGPLLCAALAAAAVALLAPLPPAAIAADCPLDFSWPNFALIASVCSDQNGHSKCCRYINAVLAVSSAMYANTTGTLGVPSELADACIRNISDTFVSNGILPTAASFCGLGIKIQASYQCVGMTTIVQMLQSPNFSDVTRNCATSLPDAVSCKRCLNSGLSYLRHLVGEQDNVTLNTCRDAAFVAFVSQGNISTLDTAGCFFSVQELSALQVNISTSSPAGYPAPNISPSPFASQIPGEHVAEVSSNHHHSYKRVIFPAVGTLVTGLSVTLLVVLILLIRRKSKELEKIEGINPLKVLSSCVTKGQEGTSTIFGRFSYAEMRRATRNFSTTLGGNDNATIFKGQLSNGSVVAIKRIESSPKQDLLAFCKEMEFLGRLHHRHLVGLKGYCLTKFERFQVYEYMENGSLKDHLHSSGKLLLPWKNRIQIAIDVANALEYLHFYCEPPLYHGDIKPSNVLLDKNYLAKLAGCGCSNGGNTIVSSTPGSVKIQATPVPCVYLRAGYVDPEYVVTQELTAKSDVYSYGVLLLELVTGRPVVQDDRSLVEWSRELIGTDYRLHELVDPAVADTFDLDELQVMADVIHWCTHKDGGARPSMKQVLRILYERLDPLSGGFARAVEVEQGYYYGGQSGRKAKEWQQRPRDGGGDVIQFSGEPRCLPSSSSTSRSHCSRTVPLEGNSPEPQSPAHADRGGFFA
- the LOC123189220 gene encoding probable receptor-like protein kinase At1g49730 isoform X2, translating into MRRPGPLLCAALAAAAVALLAPLPPAAIAADCPLDFSWPNFALIASVCSDQNGHSKCCRYINAVLAVSSAMYANTTGTLGVPSELADACIRNISDTFVSNGILPTAASFCGLGIKIQASYQCVGMTTIVQMLQSPNFSDVTRNCATSLPDAVSCKRCLNSGLSYLRHLVGEQDNVTLNTCRDAAFVAFVSQGNISTLDTAGCFFSVQELSALQVNISTSSPAGYPAPNISPSPFASQIPGEHVAEVSSNHHHSYKRVIFPAVGTLVTGLSVTLLVVLILLIRRKSKELEKIEGINPLKVLSSCVTKGQEGTSTIFGRFSYAEMRRATRNFSTTLGGNDNATIFKGQLSNGSVVAIKRIESSPKQDLLAFCKEMEFLGRLHHRHLVGLKGYCLTKFERFQVYEYMENGSLKDHLHSSGKLLLPWKNRIQIAIDVANALEYLHFYCEPPLYHGDIKPSNVLLDKNYLAKLAGCGCSNGGNTIVSSTPGSVKIQATPGYVDPEYVVTQELTAKSDVYSYGVLLLELVTGRPVVQDDRSLVEWSRELIGTDYRLHELVDPAVADTFDLDELQVMADVIHWCTHKDGGARPSMKQVLRILYERLDPLSGGFARAVEVEQGYYYGGQSGRKAKEWQQRPRDGGGDVIQFSGEPRCLPSSSSTSRSHCSRTVPLEGNSPEPQSPAHADRGGFFA